The Populus nigra chromosome 14, ddPopNigr1.1, whole genome shotgun sequence genome has a segment encoding these proteins:
- the LOC133672982 gene encoding uncharacterized membrane protein At3g27390-like produces MNVPKGFLNYLLYFIIFFPIFLFLFFLGCIKGAIFSPFVFLVIAFGDTGIVIGLWPLHLIWSIYCIIKSKRFGPYMKCLLILLVPLPIALWTVVGVVGSAIMGAMYGFIWPVMETFRAISKEGSICMKLIRCFTDGTWSCVRGACTVVRDFADFSFHSYFSVMDELLESKGEEPIELKVTQIPGCILAAILGIVVDVHVITIIVLLKAPLMLLKGWHRLIQDLIGREGPFLETVCVPFAALWILLWPIMVLLAIAAGIISSLGFGCFAAVVAYQENSTKRGLLYVIASASIFDEYTNDLLFLQEGSCFPRPRYRKGATSSSSLLPVKGLHERFEAAYVGEQLVTTTTDKATSLKAAMIWDSFFKTFEDIGKELLRMGAIGMPDLDAWADSKSKIVDNGIPAYAFLECLLRSFKHGSYGLILRDKVEITRLNRPEGRIFDWLYEPMCIMKEQISSLKLDESEELYFYKHCLYGGDEKRIKSWLNGGTPPSDEIKRAQLEGISRRLQGFCLTLSRLPTSRRRFCEVAKAIELEAKNSSILAGGDDLEAAR; encoded by the exons atgaatgttCCTAAAGGATTCTTGAACTATCTTTTATACTTTATCATCTTCTTTCCaatctttttgtttctattttttcttggaTGCATCAAAG GTGCTATTTTCAGTCCCTTTGTTTTTCTGGTAATTGCATTTGGTGATACTGGTATAGTCATTGGTTTATGGCCCCTTCACCTTATATGGAGCATCTACTGCATAATAAA ATCAAAGAGGTTTGGCCCATATATGAAATGCCTATTGATTTTACTAGTTCCACTACCAATAGCTTTGTGGACTGTTGTTGGAGTTGTTGGGAGTGCGATTATGGGTGCTATGTATGGTTTCATTTGGCCTGTCATGGAGACATTTCGGGCTATCAGCAAGGAAGGTTCAATTTGTATGAAGTTGATTAGATGCTTTACT GATGGCACTTGGTCCTGTGTTCGGGGAGCATGCACAGTTGTCCGTGATTTTGCTGACTTTTCCTTCCACTCGTACTTCTCTGTTATGGATGAGCTGCTGGAGTCGAAGGGGGAGGAGCCTATTGAACTCAA GGTCACCCAGATACCTGGATGCATACTGGCAGCAATTCTAGGAATTGTGGTTGATGTTCATGTCATCACCATAATAGTTCTGTTAAAAGCACCTTTAATGCTGTTGAAAGGTTGGCACCGGCTAATACAAGATCTTATAGGAAGGGAAGGCCCATTTTTGGAGACTGTGTGTGTTCCCTTTGCCGCACTTTGGATTCTGTTATGGCCTATTATGGTTCTGCTGGCGATTGCAGCAGGCATAATATCAAGTCTTGGTTTTGGCTGTTTTGCTGCAGTTGTTGCATATCAG GAGAATTCCACTAAGAGAGGGTTGCTTTATGTAATTGCCTCTGCCTCTATATTTGATGAGTACACCAATGATTTACTTTTCTTGCAAGAAGGCTCCTGCTTCCCCAG GCCCAGATATCGAAAAGGGGCTACTTCCAGTTCTTCACTGCTTCCTGTGAAGGGACTGCATGAACGGTTTGAAGCTGCTTATGTTGGTGAACAATTAGTAACGACTACTACAGATAAAGCCACCTCACTGAAGGCCGCAATG ATATGGGATAGTTTCTTCAAAACATTTGAAGATATAGGGAAAGAGCTTCTCAGAATGGGAGCCATTGGAATGCCAGATCTGGATGCCTGGGCAGACTCAAAATCAAAGATCGTCGACAATGGAATTCCTGCGTATGCATTTCTTGAATGCCTCCTCCGCTCTTTCAAGCATGGCTCCTATGGTTTAATCCTGC GTGACAAAGTTGAGATAACAAGATTGAATAGACCAGAAGGACGAATTTTTGATTGGCTCTATGAGCCAATGTGCATCATGAAGGAGCAAATCAGCAGTCTAAAATTAGATGAATCTGAGGAGCTGTACTTTTACAAACACTGCCTGTATGGTGGCgatgaaaaaagaataaaatcttggCTGAATGGTGGCACTCCCCCATCTGATGAGATCAAAAGAGCCCAGTTGGAGGGTATTAGTAGAAG ATTGCAAGGTTTCTGTTTGACGCTGTCACGGCTGCCAACATCAAGGCGTCGCTTCTGTGAAGTTGCGAAGGCTATTGAGCTGGAAGCAAAGAACTCTAGCATCCTAGCCGGCGGAGATGACTTGGAGGCAGCTAGATAG